In Plasmodium chabaudi chabaudi strain AS genome assembly, chromosome: 10, a single genomic region encodes these proteins:
- a CDS encoding fam-a protein: MNKGYIKIVFVFLSFLVYVSNRTLASESVSDVNDSNSVSTKNIASSNENHENEDLVAPPDPEETKNEKLLEYSEADETEKATEIMDEVIYRLKYNANFNNAYSRYYLNRISHIAFTKYEDQDAARFHIILPNPDKYADIINMLCESKDLYSFGSSDSKGKVIREYYPNLKMIQRSYQNDNTPFNTYSFSLSATVEASEDITMIAKTTIDIYDDISGDKKKGKKKDKKGKSLSKNSIYWDNIARKIVLNKKFINEFGFIVKRRSDHVGVTYVEYDYRYRPCPKNPYERRCEKCITNRMIVPINKIIKFFNE, encoded by the exons atgaataaaggatacattaaaattgtttttgtttttttaagttttcTTGTATATGTGAGCAATAGAACCCTTGCGAGTGAGTCTGTTTCAGATGTGAATGATTCAAATAGTGTttctacaaaaaatattgc TAGTTCGAATGAAAATcatgaaaatgaagattTGGTAGCGCCCCCTGATCCTGAAGAAActaaaaacgaaaaattattagagTACTCTGAAGCTGACGAAACTGAAAAAGCAACAGAAATTATGGACGAAGTTATATATCGCTTAAAATACAATgctaattttaataatgccTACAGTCggtattatttaaacaGAATATCACATATAGCCTTTACGAAATATGAAGATCAAGATGCTGCAAGATTTCATATTATACTCCCCAACCCAGATAAG TATGctgatataataaacatgTTATGTGAATCCAAGGATTTATATAGTTTCGGTTCCAGTGATAGTAAag GAAAAGTTATCCGTGAATACTATCCAAATTTAAAGATGATACAACGATCTTACCAAAACGACAACACACCGTTCAATACATATAGTTTTAGCTTATCTGCAACAGTTGAA GCATCAGAAGATATAACAATGATTGCAAAAACAACGatagatatatatgacGACATCAGTGgcgataaaaaaaaaggaaaaaaaaaagacaaaaagGGTAAATCCTTGTCCAAAAATAGTATTTATTGGGATAATATTGCTAGAAAGATAGTATTAAACAAAAAGTTTATTAATGAGTTCGGATTTATTGTTAAAAGAAGAAGCGATCATGTTGGTGTTACCTATGTCGAATAT GATTATCGTTATAGACCATGCCCAAAGAATCCGTATGAAAGAAGATgtgaaaaatgtataacAAACCGTATGATAGTTccaataaacaaaataataaaattctttaatgaataa
- a CDS encoding lysophospholipase, putative, producing the protein MIIEGIELDDNILRENRSQIAGKPKEGWLFNKNGLLLKTYRWIVNSPIGIVLLLHGFQGDTQVTFMTERVQLTYAKDRIIVFDKALTYKYSWIEKFNQDGYSVYGIDYQGHGGSQSSDELRDNVNCFDDIVNDVIQYMNQIQDEISNENQTDDESHDIVTKEKRLPMYIIGHSMGGNIALRILQLLGKEKEDRIKAKNSNKNKKSKNMLCNFNGINKTDNDVDDMNNANDYDSDNSGASASTMANGSSCANDKDERCYNYLGNLNIKGCVSLAGMIRINVPLDSGNKSFKYFYLPIINIASRIAPHAGLMVKFRNYKPPKFSINVFRNNEGIYDYVVNLKCVYELIKATVTLDSDINYMPKDIPFLIVHSKDDSACSYEWASSFYNKAKVDKKEFYPLDNMDHVITTTPGYEDVLKKVADWISDLRMNDKDEIKDEIKHEIKDEIKHEIKHEIKDEIKHEIKDEIKHKIRHKIRHEIEEKKENEI; encoded by the coding sequence atgataatcgAAGGAATTGAATTggatgataatatattaaggGAGAATAGATCCCAAATAGCTGGTAAACCTAAGGAAGGTTggttatttaataaaaatggtttacttttaaaaacatatagaTGGATAGTTAATAGTCCTATAGGAATTGTACTGTTATTACATGGATTCCAAGGTGATACTCAAGTAACTTTTATGACAGAAAGAGTACAACTTACGTACGCCAAAGACAGAATAATAGTATTTGATAAAGCCCTTAcgtataaatatagttggattgaaaaatttaatcaAGATGGTTATTCAGTATACGGGATAGATTACCAAGGACATGGTGGATCACAATCATCGGATGAATTAAGAGACAATGTTAATTGCTTTGATGATATAGTTAATGATGTAATACAATATATGAATCAAATTCAAGATGAAATCTCGAATGAAAATCAAACGGATGACGAATCTCATGATATAGTAactaaagaaaaaagacttcctatgtatattattggACATTCGATGGGTGGAAATATTGCTTTAAGAATCTTACAATTACTAgggaaagaaaaagaagataGAATTAAGGctaaaaattcaaataaaaataaaaaatcaaaaaacaTGCTATGCAACTTTAATGGTATTAATAAAACTGATAATGATGTGGATGATATGAATAATGCTAATGATTATGATTCCGATAATTCCGGTGCTAGTGCTTCTACTATGGCAAATGGTAGTTCTTGTGCTAATGATAAAGATGAAAGatgttataattatttaggtaatttaaatattaaaggTTGCGTGTCTTTAGCTGGTATGATAAGAATAAACGTACCATTGGATTCTGGAAACAAATCATTtaagtatttttatttacctaTAATAAACATCGCGTCTCGTATCGCACCACATGCAGGACTTATGGTAAAATTCCGCAATTATAAACCCCCCAAATTTTCTATTAATGTATTTAGAAATAATGAAGGTATATATGATTATGTagtaaatttaaaatgtgtatatgAACTTATAAAAGCAACAGTCACATTGGATTCtgatattaattatatgccAAAAGATATTCCTTTCTTAATTGTGCATTCAAAAGATGACAGTGCGTGTTCTTATGAATGGGCATcttcattttataataaagcaaaggttgataaaaaagaattcTATCCTCTTGATAACATGGATCATGTTATAACGACAACCCCAGGATATGAGGATGTTTTGAAAAAAGTTGCTGATTGGATTTCTGATTTAAGAATGAATGATaaagatgaaataaaagatgaaataaaacatgaaataaaagatgaaataaaacatgaaataaaacatgaaataaaagatgaaataaaacatgaaataaaagatgaaataaaacataaaataagaCATAAAATAAGACATGAAAtcgaagaaaaaaaagaaaatgagaTATAG
- a CDS encoding lysophospholipase, putative, which translates to MDNFRFKNLFRNAKYKLAGKPKEGWLFNKNGLLLKTYRWLVNNPIGIVLLIHGFQGNTQLTFMKEAVQTVYSNKGMKFYDKGFTYKGSWIEKFNQNNYSVYGIDLQGHGGSQSPGKIRGSVNCFNDLVDDVIQYMNEIQDDISNENQTDDESHDIVPTKKKRLPMYVIGHSMGGNIALRILQLLGKEKEDRIKAKDSKTMLCNFNDINETDNDADDMNNANDYDSDNSGASASTMANGSSCANNKDERCYNCLDNLNIKGCVSLAGMIRINIPFDSGNKSFNDFYLPIINYASQIAPDARLLVNFRRHNPPTYSVNIHNNNNGLELKCVYELIKATVTLDSDINYMPKDIPFLIVHSKDDSMCSYEWAASFCNKAKTDKKELYSLDDMDHVITTNPGYEDVLKKVADWISDVRMNDNDEIKHDIKHDIKPKIKHDIKPKIKHKIKQKIRHEIEEKKENEIYNAV; encoded by the coding sequence ATGGATAATTTtagatttaaaaatttattcagAAATGCAAAATACAAACTAGCTGGTAAACCTAAGGAAGGTTggttatttaataaaaatggtttacttttaaaaacatatagaTGGCTAGTTAATAATCCTATAGGAATTGTACTGTTAATACATGGATTCCAAGGTAATACTCAATTAACTTTTATGAAAGAAGCAGTACAAACTGTATATTCCAATAAAGGAATGaaattttatgataaaGGCTTTACGTATAAAGGTAGTTGGattgaaaaatttaatcaaaataattattcagTATATGGAATAGATTTGCAAGGACATGGTGGATCACAATCACCGGGAAAAATAAGAGGCAGTGTTAATTGCTTTAATGATCTAGTTGATGATGTAATACAATATATGAATGAGATTCAAGATGATATCTCGAATGAAAATCAAACGGATGACGAATCTCATGATATAGTAccaactaaaaaaaaaagacttCCTATGTATGTTATTGGACATTCGATGGGTGGAAATATTGCTTTAAGAATCTTACAATTACTAgggaaagaaaaagaagataGAATTAAGGCTAAAGATTCAAAAACCATGTTATGCAACTTTAATGATATTAATGAAACTGATAATGATGCGGATGATATGAATAATGCTAATGATTATGATTCCGATAATTCCGGTGCTAGTGCTTCTACTATGGCAAATGGTAGTTCTTGtgctaataataaagatgaaagatgttataattgtttagataatttaaatattaaaggTTGCGTGTCTTTAGCTGGTATGATAAGAATAAACATACCATTCGATTCTGGAAACAAATCATTtaatgatttttatttacctaTAATAAACTACGCGTCTCAGATCGCACCAGATGCACGACTTTTGGTAAATTTCCGCCGTCATAACCCCCCCACATATTCTgttaatatacataataataataatggacTAGAAttaaaatgtgtatatgAACTTATAAAAGCAACAGTCACATTGGATTCtgatattaattatatgccAAAAGATATTCCTTTCTTAATTGTGCATTCAAAAGATGACAGTATGTGTTCTTATGAATGGGCAGCTTCATTTTGTAATAAAGCAAAGACtgataaaaaagaattatattCTCTTGATGACATGGATCATGTTATAACGACAAACCCAGGATATGAGGATGTTTTGAAAAAAGTTGCTGATTGGATTTCTGATGTAAGAATGAATgataatgatgaaataaaacatgATATAAAACATGATATAAAAcctaaaataaaacatgaTATAAAAcctaaaataaaacataaaataaaacaaaaaataagacatgaaatagaagaaaagaaagaaaatgaaatatataatgcagTTTAA
- a CDS encoding lysophospholipase, putative, translating into MEEIELNNDELRSTTISKLDGDPKIGWLCNKKGLLLKTYRWLVNNPIGIVLLIHGFRAHTRLTFMKINLQMSNNNEDIIVDTDNYYIYKDSWIEKLNQNGYSVYALDLQGHGESQAWKNIRGDFSSFDDLVDDVIQYMNQIHDEISNDNQMNDESHNILTSKKQKLPMYVIGYSMGGNIALRMLQVLNKEKQSKIKSRNSNNYKKSKKNLCNSNNINETGNDMYDMNNSSDYGSYKSGPRTSTMTSASSSDKHLGYYNLDKFNIKGCVSLSSMLKLNETRNAGNNSIKYLYLPAAGFLSLVAPNVILPSNPYYKNFEYINYTYKYDKFRNSSGTKFKYVYELLKATVTVNCNINYMPKDIPVLFVHSTDDTVCCFEGTVSFHSKAKIENKDIHIVENMDHAVTEAPGNEDVLKKVIDWISDLRMNDQDEKENEIKHEIEDKKENEI; encoded by the coding sequence ATGGAGGAAATTGAATTGAATAATGATGAATTAAGAAGTACTACAATAAGTAAATTAGATGGTGATCCTAAGATAGGTTGGCtatgtaataaaaagggtttacttttaaaaacatatagaTGGCTAGTTAATAATCCTATAGGAATTGTATTGTTAATACATGGATTTAGAGCTCATACTCGATTAACATTTATGAAAATCAATTTACAAATGTCAAATAACAATGAAGACATAATAGTAGACActgataattattatatttataaagatAGTTGGATTGAAAAACTTAATCAAAATGGTTATTCAGTATATGCCCTAGATTTGCAAGGACATGGTGAATCACAAGcatggaaaaatataagaggCGACTTTAGTTCTTTTGATGATTTAGTTGATGATGTAATACAATATATGAATCAAATTCACGATGAAATCTCAAATGATAATCAAATGAATGATGAAtctcataatatattgacaagtaaaaaacaaaaacttCCTATGTATGTTATTGGATATTCGATGGGAGGAAATATTGCTTTAAGAATGTTACAagtattaaataaagaaaaacaaaGTAAAATTAAGTCTAGGAATTCAAataactataaaaaatccAAAAAAAACTTATGCAActctaataatattaatgaaacTGGTAATGATATGTATGATATGAATAATTCTAGTGATTATGGTTCATATAAATCCGGTCCTCGTACTTCTACTATGACAAGTGCTAGTTCTAGTGACAAACATCTAGGATACTATAATTTAGATAAATTCAATATTAAAGGTTGTGTATCTTTATCTAGTATGcttaaattaaatgaaacaCGAAATGCTGGAAATAATTCAATTAAGTATTTGTATTTACCTGCAGCAGGATTCCTGTCCCTTGTTGCGCCTAATGTAATACTTCCGTCAAAcccatattataaaaatttcgaatatattaattatacatataaatatgataaatttagAAATTCTAGTGgaacaaaatttaaatatgtatatgaaCTTCTAAAAGCAACGGTCACAGTGAAttgtaatattaattatatgccAAAAGATATTCCTGTATTATTTGTGCATTCAACAGATGATACTGTTTGTTGTTTTGAAGGGACGGTTTCATTTCATAGTAAAgcaaaaattgaaaataaagatatacaTATTGTTGAGAATATGGATCATGCTGTAACGGAAGCGCCAGGAAACGAagatgttttaaaaaaagttatcgATTGGATTTCTGATTTAAGAATGAATGACCaagatgaaaaagaaaatgaaataaaacatgAAATAGAagacaaaaaagaaaatgaaatataa